A window of Eriocheir sinensis breed Jianghai 21 chromosome 63, ASM2467909v1, whole genome shotgun sequence contains these coding sequences:
- the LOC126987048 gene encoding cell growth regulator with RING finger domain protein 1-like: protein MVAILTRVLMTAAEISNLFSALLVLICFVRMVIFILRIQGEDVFDTSVVHVAQPPIAQVAYQKVAVPFSVDLHKAQDASFSDVQLKVRSEVNYALRSFWGVPSDRLHMLLAAPWTGFFLHLIEEPSVGAQVVDEVLREDVTEAAESVKQLGLSPEAPSLSLGPMPRTTYPLVVCVVRQDTSQEADDSRVGALITVIHIKDGNCQVPTCILRQYLKQYSGQLTKLKALYIQGSTSSSASTRESTEPEGGHTEHDDEDEEVPLEEACVVCQVKRTTRALLPCRHVCLCDDCCTRLDNCPMCRTRILAYFLVAAEVPASQRDPQQQEGGRDTLEHPSTWHRFNNAINRMMGIDNHH, encoded by the exons ATGGTGGCAATCCTCACAAGGGTACTGATGACGGCCGCCGAGATCTCCAACCTGTTCTCTGCCTTGCTGGTCTTGATCTGCTTCGTCCGCATGGTCATCTTCATACTGCG tatCCAGGGAGAAGATGTGTTTGATACCTCTGTGGTGCACGTAGCTCAGCCTCCCATAGCCCAGGTGGCCTACCAGAAGGTTGCCGTTCCCTTCTCTGTTGACTTACACAAGGCACAAGACGCTTCATTCAGTG ATGTGCAGCTAAAGGTTCGCAGCGAGGTTAATTATGCATTACGAAGCTTTTGGGGTGTGCCATCGGACCGCCTACACATGCTGCTGGCCGCTCCCTGGACAGGCTTCTTTCTACATCTTATAGAAGAGCCGTCAGTTGGGGCACAGGTGGTGGATGAAGTCTTGAG AGAGGATGTCACTGAGGCTGCTGAGTCAGTGAAGCAGCTTGGTCTGTCTCCCGAAGCCCCAAGTCTGTCTTTGGGCCCAATGCCACGCACGACCTACCCACTGGTGGTCTGCGTCGTCCGACAAGACACGTCACAGGAGGCTGACGATAGCAGGGTG GGAGCGCTCATCACCGTTATCCATATCAAGGATGGGAACTGTCAGGTGCCAACTTGCATCCTTCGCCAGTATCTGAAGCAGTACTCGGGCCAGCTCACCAAACTGAAG GCATTGTACATACAAGGCAGCACAAGCAGCTCAGCCAGCACAAGGGAAAGCACAGAACCTGAGGGAGGACATACTGAacatgatgatgaggatgaggaagtcCCCTTGGAGGAGGCCTGTGTAGTGTGTCAA GTCAAGAGAACAACGCGTGCCCTGCTGCCCTGCCGCCACGTGTGTCTGTGTGATGACTGCTGCACCCGCCTCGACAACTGCCCCATGTGCCGCACACGCATCTTGGCATACTTCCTGGTGGCGGCGGAAGTCCCTGCCAGCCAAAGGGACCCACAGCAGCAGGAAGGTGGAAGGGACACACTGGAGCACCCCTCAACATGGCATCGATTTAATAATGCCATAAATCGTATGATGGGCATTGACAACcatcactga
- the LOC126987046 gene encoding saccharopine dehydrogenase-like oxidoreductase isoform X1 encodes MLGASRRLVTSAGSSPGLLLRMASGMAGQRYDLVVFGATGYTGQFVVEEVARVAQQEKSQGKVPLSWAIAGRSKSKLQDVLTTAKEETGLNLEDVGVIQANVADQKSLNEMAAKSNVVINCVGPYQLYGEPVVQACLEHGANHVDITGEPQFMEGMQLKYNKAAEQAGVHIISACGYDSIPADMGIRYMMRNFKGQLNYVEMFVHASGGGTKAAIHTGTMESAALVVANQAKIASIRRELFPKPLPKPKYKVSKKRVIHKNDQLGYWGVSFPSDEPVVYRTQRYRHDVLGQRPIQFQQFIRMPSVFHSIMLLMGMAYFGLLSMFSWTRNLLFKYPDILTAGVFKRAGAKREQLKKMTFTVTQVGHGWSEALLEGTDEYSNPPDSSIIIKVKGPDPGYAATSLMMVSSAMTILREKDACTGKGGVMTPGVAFANTGIIERMCERGMSFTVEQPQQPL; translated from the exons ATGCTCGGCGCCTCCAGACGTCTTGTTACTTCCGCCGG AAGTAGCCCAGGATTACTGCTGAGAATGGCGTCAGGAATGGCTGGCCAGCGCTATGACCTGGTGGTGTTTGGGGCCACCGGCTACACGGGACAgtttgtggtggaggaggtggctcGGGTTGCCCAGCAGGAAAAGTCACAAGGCAAAGTGCCCCTCTCTTGGGCCATAGCCGGCCGCTCCAAGAGTAAGCTACAAGATGTTCTTACTACGGCCAAGGAGGAGACAG GTCTTAACCTTGAGGATGTTGGAGTGATCCAGGCCAATGTAGCAGACCAAAAATCTCTCAATGAAATGGCTGCCAAGTCCAATGTTGTCATCAACTGTGTCGGCCCG TACCAGCTGTACGGCGAGCCGGTGGTGCAGGCCTGCCTGGAGCATGGCGCCAACCACGTGGACATAACTGGGGAGCCACAG TTCATGGAAGGCATGCAGCTCAAGTACAACAAGGCGGCAGAGCAGGCCGGGGTGCACATTATTAGCGCCTGCGGCTATGACTCCATCCCGGCAGACATGGGCATCAGGTACATGATGCGCAACTTCAAGG GGCAACTGAACTATGTCGAGATGTTTGTCCATGCATCAGGAGGG GGTACAAAAGCAGCAATACACACAGGCACCATGGAGTCGGCTGCTCTGGTGGTTGCCAATCAGGCCAAAATTGCATCTATCCGGAGGGAGCTCTTCCCCAAGCCTCTGCCCAAGCCAAAGTACAAGGTATCAAAAAA AAGGGTCATCCACAAGAATGACCAGCTAGGGTACTGGGGCGTGTCCTTCCCTAGTGATGAGCCTGTCGTCTACCGCACACAGAGGTACCGCCATGATGTGCTGGGCCAGCGGCCAATCCAATTCCAGCAGTTCATCAGGATGCCATCAGTGTTCCACAGCATCATGCTTCTCATGGGCATGGCATATTTTGGCCTGCTAAGCATGTTCTCTTGGACAAGGAATTTACTTTTTAAG TATCCAGACATCCTCACGGCTGGTGTGTTCAAGCGTGCTGGGGCCAAGCGCGAGCAACTCAAGAAGATGACCTTTACCGTCACGCAAGTTGGCCATGGCTGGTCAGAGGCACTACTTGAAGGCACAGACGAATATTCAAACCCTCCTGATTCTTCTATTATTATCAAG GTGAAAGGCCCTGACCCGGGCTATGCCGCCACCTCCCTCATGATGGTGTCCTCCGCCATGACCATCCTCAGGGAGAAGGACGCCTGCACTGGGAA GGGTGGAGTGATGACGCCGGGTGTCGCCTTCGCTAACACCGGCATCATTGAACGTATGTGTGAGCGAGGCATGAGCTTCACCGTGGAGCAGCCGCAGCAGCCGCTCTGA
- the LOC126987046 gene encoding saccharopine dehydrogenase-like oxidoreductase isoform X2, with product MASGMAGQRYDLVVFGATGYTGQFVVEEVARVAQQEKSQGKVPLSWAIAGRSKSKLQDVLTTAKEETGLNLEDVGVIQANVADQKSLNEMAAKSNVVINCVGPYQLYGEPVVQACLEHGANHVDITGEPQFMEGMQLKYNKAAEQAGVHIISACGYDSIPADMGIRYMMRNFKGQLNYVEMFVHASGGGTKAAIHTGTMESAALVVANQAKIASIRRELFPKPLPKPKYKVSKKRVIHKNDQLGYWGVSFPSDEPVVYRTQRYRHDVLGQRPIQFQQFIRMPSVFHSIMLLMGMAYFGLLSMFSWTRNLLFKYPDILTAGVFKRAGAKREQLKKMTFTVTQVGHGWSEALLEGTDEYSNPPDSSIIIKVKGPDPGYAATSLMMVSSAMTILREKDACTGKGGVMTPGVAFANTGIIERMCERGMSFTVEQPQQPL from the exons ATGGCGTCAGGAATGGCTGGCCAGCGCTATGACCTGGTGGTGTTTGGGGCCACCGGCTACACGGGACAgtttgtggtggaggaggtggctcGGGTTGCCCAGCAGGAAAAGTCACAAGGCAAAGTGCCCCTCTCTTGGGCCATAGCCGGCCGCTCCAAGAGTAAGCTACAAGATGTTCTTACTACGGCCAAGGAGGAGACAG GTCTTAACCTTGAGGATGTTGGAGTGATCCAGGCCAATGTAGCAGACCAAAAATCTCTCAATGAAATGGCTGCCAAGTCCAATGTTGTCATCAACTGTGTCGGCCCG TACCAGCTGTACGGCGAGCCGGTGGTGCAGGCCTGCCTGGAGCATGGCGCCAACCACGTGGACATAACTGGGGAGCCACAG TTCATGGAAGGCATGCAGCTCAAGTACAACAAGGCGGCAGAGCAGGCCGGGGTGCACATTATTAGCGCCTGCGGCTATGACTCCATCCCGGCAGACATGGGCATCAGGTACATGATGCGCAACTTCAAGG GGCAACTGAACTATGTCGAGATGTTTGTCCATGCATCAGGAGGG GGTACAAAAGCAGCAATACACACAGGCACCATGGAGTCGGCTGCTCTGGTGGTTGCCAATCAGGCCAAAATTGCATCTATCCGGAGGGAGCTCTTCCCCAAGCCTCTGCCCAAGCCAAAGTACAAGGTATCAAAAAA AAGGGTCATCCACAAGAATGACCAGCTAGGGTACTGGGGCGTGTCCTTCCCTAGTGATGAGCCTGTCGTCTACCGCACACAGAGGTACCGCCATGATGTGCTGGGCCAGCGGCCAATCCAATTCCAGCAGTTCATCAGGATGCCATCAGTGTTCCACAGCATCATGCTTCTCATGGGCATGGCATATTTTGGCCTGCTAAGCATGTTCTCTTGGACAAGGAATTTACTTTTTAAG TATCCAGACATCCTCACGGCTGGTGTGTTCAAGCGTGCTGGGGCCAAGCGCGAGCAACTCAAGAAGATGACCTTTACCGTCACGCAAGTTGGCCATGGCTGGTCAGAGGCACTACTTGAAGGCACAGACGAATATTCAAACCCTCCTGATTCTTCTATTATTATCAAG GTGAAAGGCCCTGACCCGGGCTATGCCGCCACCTCCCTCATGATGGTGTCCTCCGCCATGACCATCCTCAGGGAGAAGGACGCCTGCACTGGGAA GGGTGGAGTGATGACGCCGGGTGTCGCCTTCGCTAACACCGGCATCATTGAACGTATGTGTGAGCGAGGCATGAGCTTCACCGTGGAGCAGCCGCAGCAGCCGCTCTGA